Below is a genomic region from Methanobacterium sp..
ATCAAGAACTTCTTTTGGGTTTTCTCCGTCTTCTACCCTTTTTTTGTATTCATCAAAAAAAGCAGAGACAACTTTACCACAGCTTATACATCGTATAGGAATCATGTTTTACCATCTTTTT
It encodes:
- a CDS encoding DNA-directed RNA polymerase subunit N, translated to MIPIRCISCGKVVSAFFDEYKKRVEDGENPKEVLDDLGISKYCCRRMLIAHVEVW